The Solanum stenotomum isolate F172 unplaced genomic scaffold, ASM1918654v1 scaffold22792, whole genome shotgun sequence DNA segment TGTGACTTTGAGGTAATACgtcaaacaaacaaattgagtATGACAAAACTACTACTAGGGACGGTgaaggatgatgatgatgaagccaaagataagaaagaaaaactagAAATCGAAAAAATTATGAAGTCAACTGAAATACAAGTAGTTGTAGCTACCCTAATAATGACAGTCTCGTTCACAGCTGGTTTTACATTGCCAGGAGGTTTAGACGACAACGATGACAGTCCTAATAAAGGGATGGCGACTCTAATAAAGAAAACAGCATTCCGTGCATTTGCTATTTCGGATGTCCTGGCATTTACATTCTCAGCTAGTGCTATATGCAGCTACTTTACCATGGCAAATAGATATCGAGGCTACAATGAAGATACTAACGTTCGAGTTTTGAGGATGAAGTATCGTATAGCAAATGTTTTGCAACTTTTGGCATTGTATGCAGCTgtagttgcatttgcaactggTATGTATGCTACTTTAGAAAATTCACATGCTCTTGCTGTTACTGTTTGTGTCATTTCTTCCACTTTTTTTCTTATCTTCTATTGGACTAGTATTCGtagaaaaaactaattaattggATCACAtgtaattcatatatatatatatatatatatgctactACTATTAATTTCTGATTTATCAAATACttctatatatttattcaaCCACACCCAATGCTTGAGAATTTAGCTCCAGGTGTTTTTGTTGCTACCTACATTAGACAATTGAGTAGTTTCTTAGATTATAGGATTCAATTCTATATATGTTGCTCCATGTGTACGTACGTTTGTCTGAAAAAGTCTACTATTTACTTAGGGGTGGTTTGCATGTATTTATAACTTTGTGTATTACTAGCTAGTACCTTGTTTGGGGAGTACATTTTTTCAACTTCTAATGCGTAATATATACCATGCTCCATGAATTTCTATGCATTCGTTCTAATGCAATGCTCCGTTCTAGTTCTAATGCATGCATTGGTATGGTTAGAGACATAATTGTACTCGAGACTTTTTCCACATCGATCCTTTCCGCTAGGGGTGTACGTACATGATCGGGTTAGTTcaagtttttcaaatatcaaatatcacTCTCCATTTCTCGCTCGCCAGTCCTCgcttctctcactttatacaaacacaaatgtataaaatgcgtttgtgtttgtataaagcgagagaaaactgtatatacaaatacaaatacatatattttcatcctatacacttataattatacaagtaCAGATCGATCTTCCCCTGCCCaattctcttttgtctttctctctttctcgctttatacaaacacagattatacaaattacaatgtataatttgtgttgtataaagcgagaaagagagagagatttgatatacaaatgttttatttcgattcaattgtatacaaattcaaactttatgcagatatacaaacacataaaattgaattgagaggctgcctgcgatttatacaaatgagaggttgccaacgatttatacaaatgagaggctgccaacgatttatacaaatctgatgctctatagcaaacataaagtttgttatggagcgcaactatacaaactatagttataacatacaaatatgatttttatgtttgttaattACATCGAAAATTTATAAGATAACAATAGTAAaagtaatactaaaataatactCGTACTAAATTATGTTGGAAGTTGGAACTGCTATGATGTGAAGATCAATTTAAGATTNCAAACGAGAGGTtgccaacgatttatacaaatggaggctgccaacgatttatacaaatctgatgctctatagcaaacataaagtttgctatggagcgcaattatacaaactatagctataacataaaaatatgatttttatgtttgttaagTAAATCGAAAATTTATAAGATAACAATAGTAAaagtaatactaaaataatactCGTACTAAATTATGTTGGAAGTTGGAACTGCTATGATGTGAAGATCAAtttaagattcaaaagtttatgagttttacataaatttcaagTTAGTAGGAATTGATTtcttaacaaaatatttacaaatatttaatttatatatttggacaaaaaattattaaacttatgTGAAATCGTAACTGTTCCATATCCTCCCCAAATTActatataatttatttcatctagaagatgaaattaaataataccaAGTTGGATGATTAAGCTGGAATATTTAGGATCAAAATTGAGATTAAATGTATAccttcaatttaaaaaatataattttaatcagAGATATCTTAATAAAATGACCTCTAAAAGTACTAAAACGTCAGATAATTAGATCCAAAgtatattgaattattgatgAGTGTAGtccatttttattaatattttttacttgtacATGGAGACAATATAACTTTTTGTTGTCATCATTGGAAATTATAACTTGTAGCGggataccttttttttttttttttttgggttttgctATTTATTACTAATGACTTAAAACTTATTATGgacaatataattaattcaaaacttttactcttattgtaaatatatatagagagattaatataataaaaataaaatgatataaaattgaaggataaataaagataattaattaaattaatattttcttaaaagatatggaaaagaaaaacatgacaaataataaatcaaagaaaatactttttttaaggtgttttgttagttttttacTCTCTGTATGTAATTTCATAAGTAGGGTATGAAGAACGTAGTgggtacataaattttatttttatttgaaatacagaaaaatgatttttgataGATCCTCAATTTGAGAACTCTGTATAGATAGTTAaacctattttaatattttactagtttaattgatgattatCTAATCCTAATCTCATTTCACTTTCTCCTCTATTTTTATAAGCATATAAAAAGTTGAAATTCTCTTTGGTATCTTTTCTTTCCCTTTCTTTACCTATCTTATCAAGAGGAAAGTCCTCATTAATAGATCCATCTTAATTACCTAATCATAACCGTCCACGTGGctttcctttttcattattgGAAACTCAAATACATCCAATGGGTCCCACATATTATTCTAACCCtacaaaatacattaaaaacatCATATTATAATGTCCCCATTCACTCATTCCTATTTGTCCTCTTTCATTACTTTACTACAATATCCGTAGTAATATATTTGtctgattttaatttgaaataaaattttaaataaatatttatttgtaaaattttatgTTGACAAAAAGTACATAAAATATATCTGGAATGTTCTTTAGTCATATGCTCTTAAATGTATCAtgccaaaatttaaaattggaaaattgccaaaaaacaaaaaaggaaaaaaacattcATTACGAAATTGAAAAAGGAatataagacaaataaaatgaaaccaAAGGAATAATTTGGTCAAAAATCAacctaatttatatatattgaccagaaaaaataaataataaatctgTCGAGCTATTTGTGCGGAAATCCCTAAGTTTTTACTACCAAGTCTCTATCCTttctatctctctctcatcATTATTCAGCGGTCAAGATTATCTTAAGACTGAAGTGGGTCCATCATAATTCAGCTTCCTACCAATAATAACACGCCACGTGTAAGAAGATACATAGAATTGATATGTGAGTGATTATAAATGAATTTTCCCTTGGTCTTAAAGTGTGAGAATGCCAGAATAGGGGGTTTTGAGGTGTGAAGTGAGGCAAATGTAGAGCATGAGCTGCTGTTTTAGTTTATGTTATGTTCTTACCAACTAAGGAATCAAAGaatctttgttgggttttagacTTGTAgagaaacaagaagaagaaaaaagcaCCTATAAGGGTTAAACTGGTCTTTTAGATTTTATcaatcaaaggaaaaaaaaggtaTGTTGAAGAGCTACCTAATCAattctttctttagttttactGTTTTCCCATGTTGGGTTTTACCTAAATCCTCATTTTTTCCATCTGGGGTTTGCTTTTTGTGATGAAAATGGGTTAAAGATTAGAATTTTAGTACATGGTGTTGATAAAGATTGTGTTTTTTTGCTTTGGGATGTACATTTATTTGTGTTGTTGTACTAGTACCATTTTATTTTCAGAATGCCCACTTTTGGGGTTCTTGAAAAAgctgagatttttttttctctttgagtTCAGTTTGAGTTGTTATTACTTATTAGTTTGTAAATACTGGAATTAACTTTTGTAATCCCCATTTCTTGATTTAGATTGTTGCTGTTATTTTGTGGATGTTATGTACAAAACAGCTAATTTAAGCTGCTAGAAAGTTGTTTAATTGGGTGCTGCTTGATTAATTTGTCTCCATTTTGGGTGCAAATATTAGTAAACGTATATGGGAAGCAACTGAAATTTAATGACCTGTAGCatagcatcttaaagattgttatcaaaatagtgattttttaggtGTTTGTGCTCTGAGTGACTGAGCAAAGAAATCTTCTCTAAAATCATTTGTTCTATGAGTGAATGACATGTTTGTATATATCCGCAGATTGATATATACTCTTCTCTGACTGGGCTCTCATTATGTACATTGTTGTCTAGGTGTTTGGTATGTGTCTTACTAGAGTTTACGGTGCTAGCTTAATCAACTTAAATAGGCACTTGAATGCATTATCTTTACCGTCTGCACCTGAAATTATATCCATGTAAGAAACCAATAATAGCATGCTGCTTGTGTGGACATTACCAAGAAATCAACAAAGCACAACCGCAATTACAAGCACAACAATTCTCTAGATCATACACTAGTTTTTTATTAAATCTGAAAGACCTACTggattactaaattattgttgtgatttttaaaattattatgttatgtattgtattgttatcttgtatttaaattattatgtcatgtattgtatttttaaattaaaatttttcatcttatcatttaaattttgtacattctttatagtgaaaataaaaaataatatcaaattatctcttaaagtaacgaaaattgaaaaaaaaatatttgtaatattgttaattcgggatgaaaatagtatatattaaataaatatattttttaaaatgttgtattacatttaaaaagaattacgaatattagaaatttaattaataagaaaaataatatgttagttacaaataatagaaataatattaaattaatgaaaaaaaagagaggatgaatagtagttctccaataAATTTGAAGAACTACTGTTCACCTCTCTATATATAAAGAATAGAGAGCTTTTTAGAGGGTGATTGGAGACCCAATTcgctattttactctccaaatatagagaatggagagtaaaataaagTAGGATTAGAGATGATCTAAGACTCTGTTATCTTCAATGAGACCAAAAATTGTAAATGAATAACAACACAAAGCGTAAGGTGGAAAATTAATAGTGCCCACAAGAGATCACTACGAATTTGCACCTTCTAGTTTTCTTAGAATTCATTTCCTTCTCTCCCACATTATTTAGGAGACTCTGCTACAAGAAGTGATGGGCTAGtatttgaaaaattagaaacaatataattTCTTACAATTAAGACAATTAATTGATGGTAAATCGAAAATATAATGTGCACTTAAATTAAAGAACACAGTACCCCTTTCTCATCTGGTTGAAACTCCACTGATTTGATAGGGACACGATTTGAATCTGCAATCTTCAGGCCATGAGCCTGATCAGGAGCAGGGGGTCTTCTCCAACAAAAGCCACTCTTTTTCAATCCTTTGGCAAAAGGCACTTTCCGATGCCACGTTCTTAtaatttttgtcatatttgtCAAGTATGCCAAACTGCTTGATCAGTCTATAATCTCTTCTATTTCCCCAGAAGTCTTGTTTGCGTTATCCATTTATTGGTGttgctttttttaaaataaaaaataaaaaaatttataccatTAGACAGAGCGTCTAgcaattttttgttaaaacaaaAATCCTCAACATAAataagtacaagcaaggggGCTAGGCCTTACCTTGTCAATCCTATGAGGTAATGAACCTCTACTAATTAACAAGCATGAACAAAATAAGATCTAGAAAGAACTAGATATTCTATGATCATCACAGAATTCATAATACAttttatgatgatattacaaatgagaATGCTTAAATAATGCACATATATAAAAtccaagaagaaagttgagttatcaACCTCAAACTTACTTTTACAAATGTGTGAATTAAAAATGATAGATAGCCCATCTAAAGAAACATGAAGTATTTTCctcttgttttcttcttcaaatatgtccaacaaaatttgatatttcatcATTTCTTTTTGGATGTATTGGATCTTGTTGAAGCCATTAACACTGTCATATGATTTTACTTTGTCAGTCGCATCGACAGGTGCCTTGGAACAAACTCTCTTGTCACTTTACCATTCCAAGTGTGTTGtctttgtttttgttgcttccacttctttgATTCCTAGGTGAGATATGTCCCCATCTCTAGCCACTTTATCAAAGCATATGTCCAACATATTATCGTCATCATCCTCATCAAAAGAATCATCGCCCAGATCACTAGCATAAACATTATTGGTGTTGCTTATTATGAAGCAAGAAAGCAATTATTTTCTGGTATATTATGTtctttatttggaaaaaataaaaatatcctatttaatttgtttagttGCAAACCCCAACAGATTATTGTGTTGGAAGGAATTATTCTTACAGTATAATTCCAACAATAGCATCCATATTCCCTATCTCAACTAAATcggaaaggaaaaaataatgaatatttAAATACTTTCTCGGTCAAACTTATTGCACCAAACTTGCTTAGTGTGTAACCTCTCATTTGTGTTGTGCGGGCCGTTAGACTGGAACAActacaatgaacatctttcacGATGGAAGTTCACAGATGAGCAAGTTGATAGCCCATTCACTACATACACATATTTAGGCTTTGAACTAAGCACAATAGAGAAACATGatatagtactttttagttTTCACCATGCTAAAAcgtaaaaataaatgatacttAGCATTTCTCATTGGCAACAAAATATTGGGTTATCATACACCCCTCATCTAAATTGAGGAAGTGCAACTCTGTTACTCAGAATAATCATTCACATTTATAATtcaacttttgaaaatattatttgaagCAAAATACAAACTCTTGAATCATGTACATATAATATGCTTGAAGTACACATAAACTGATgcatatataaacaaaatggGAGTAATTTGACGGTAAAAAAATACGTGTTTTTTGTTGAAAGAATCAACTTCACCAAATTAAAGATTGAACAAACCCCAACAACCTCAATATATTTAAGGACAATATATTGAAAGCTCAAATAAAGAAGCAGGAAAAATACCTTATGCAAACTACTGGTTCAAGTTTGTAACTATTAAgtaaaaaattgtaaatatagTAACTTTAGATTGTGTATATAATTTTGTGAGAGATGTAATATTCTATGAGATATTATATGATATCTCATTCCTATAATATATCATAGAATATTACATCTgtcacaaaattatattacacgATCTAAAGTTACTATATTTACAAATCTTTGCTTAATACCCCCTCAAGTTGGTGCGTGAAGATTTTGAATAGCACAATTAGCATCAAGTGAAGAAAACTCGGGCAATTTGAATAGAAATATATGAATTTCTGAAATCTCTAACTAACAACTATACCAGGATGGATTCTACCGAATCTTGATTGAAGGGTAGATAAACTAATTGGAAGCAACGTCAACATTGCCAAAAATTTATACtaactgtaacaccccataaactttttgaactaagactcgaaccgttcttcatagtgagtgagatttttgcaagaaatttaaaatttcttgagtgttaaggtcagtAGATGTAGTACCttaagttccaagaagaaccaaagagaaaaacattcaagtcattcctacgtttttcttaagttttgggtcaacttcaaatgaccataatttttagtacaagatgagttaggagacccataagatattaaattaaattccttcgagtcctctttccaatgccaccgagtttgctaaatttcgagctctgggtaaaaagttatgactgatttactaacgATACTcaaacctggcagcagctccgcgCTGGCTCCGCGTTACGGAGCCAatacggacctcactgcctggtgaaaaattattccgactcccagcttgttttatttatttcttaaatagtATTTTGGTCCTAAAAAGCCTTAGAAGGTCCTCTAAATTACCCTAAACGagtagaaaatcagttttttcttaaatcaaaccctctcatccactccaaaattctacgctcaagaaattcaagaaaatggtaaggctagggttcatcttccaagatttttcttcaagatcttcaagaaagatggttctttcaggtatgtaagcttccatagtgttggattTGTTCActcacacgccaatcatgttaatttcagcgttaaattcgttctagaaagttgaaagtttggtGTTCTTAAActatgttcttgaaattggctttagttcttgagtttagatgagattgttgagttcttaatgaaatcatgtcgattttagagttgtatGTGAGTAGGTTCTTGTGTTCATGTGttgggtatctaaatctaaagagggattgagaaaaagaatagaATATAGGCGAATTGTGGTtgagaaaacgaagaaggaaaaagtcgggagAATCTGGCACCTTGCTacgcgtcgcggacctgttccttcAGTGTGAAATTttttctccgcgtcgcggacttgctctcCAGACAGTGTTTTTCAAcagtttctcatgtttaactatctaaaaacactcctaaacatcacgagatctttcctatcNTGAATAAAAATGGTGACATATAAAtatgaacggagggagtattagtttgagaaatacatCTCTCTCTTTTATTACACTCTCATCGTGGTGCGTGTActacactctctcttttattttaaaaaattatcacatcACACTCCACATGAACAAACATTCCAcctttacaaaaattaaataaattattagtattcgttaaaattaaagattaaaaaattattatctcccaaaaaaataattttttttataaaatataatgtaaaatatttttcttacctcACTCATCACTTCCTCTCACCGTCCCCCCNNNNNNNNNNNNNNNNNNNNNNNNNNNNNNNNNNNNNNNNNNNNNNNNNNcccccccccccccccccccactccaaatactaatttagatattatttttaaaaaaaatataattctacCCACTTCACCTAACCCTCcgctttcaatttttttttctcattttgcattagatatatacatatcaaaatattttttacttgccgccgcaagactttttttaaaataaactttttatttatgttatattcggTACACAAGTAGAaaaaattcctaaaaacatatgtacatatctaatacaaaacgagaaaaatgtaaaataaacaaataaattataaacaGATGGTTAAATAAGATGggttagaatttttattttttaaaaattaaataatatcattttttggGGGAATAAGTGGGTGGtttgtgggggggggggggggaagtatgaattgttttaaaatattttataaaagaaatatttttttaaaaataaaaggacggGGGATTGTGGGGGAGGGAGGGGAGGAGGGGAGGAGGTGGTGGAGTGgggttaagaaaaataatttaaattttattttttaaaaaatatttttttgggggcGATAGGAATACTTTAATCTTCAATTTttgattaatattaataatttattatttaatttttgtcaagataaaatattttatccatgtggAATGTCACGTGTCaaagttttttcaaataaaagagagagtgcaTTACACACACCAATGaagtgtgtttctcaaactaataagtgatagtttaggtatgaaactcacactctcaatagtttaggtatgaaactaaaaaaaggggataatttaggtgtgtttttgacacttatctcataaattaatagtattagtcatagttaaaattaaagattaaagtattactattcccccaaaaaaattataaaataaaatgtaatatttttttttaccccacTCCACGACTTCCTCTCACCGTACCACCCCTAAcccaattttttagtttttctttaaaagatattcttttataaaaaatctaagaaaatttgtaacacctcgtaactagaaagaagttaaaaagtggaaatagtcatttttagaaagaatataaaatctggaaaattttaattagtatgttaagttggatttttggtcaacttcaaatgaccagaactcttagctcaggatgatttacgtgtgtttccagatatcttaggaaagatcttggaataatctttcgaatgccgctgagtttgcgtgattccgagttcgtatgagtgagatatgcccatttgaagttgggttgttcaattaAGAAAAGTCTAATCCGGGTTGTAGAAAgacattatggtcttttccatgCCCTATgacttaattttgttttttggtaattaattggggtctaaactgataggattcagtttacgcttttacaatattgagttagggttttagagaagaggaGACGGAGCAAGAAATAGTCATCAAGAtcttcaagaatcgcttgtggatttcgtcaaggggtgatccctacgaggtatgtgagttcacatagcgttgggttagttcacccacgtgccaaacatgtttaattcaacgATTTTCATCCTAAATGAGTTAGAATTTGATGtttttgaattgttttcttaagattgctttcattttttaacttatacGTGATTAATGGGTTTTCTTGAGACGTTTTAGCGATGTTAAGAGTTGTTTCGAGTTAGATTCTCGTGTACATGTgtttgggtatctgaatctaagaaagtattgagaaaaataatcgattaaaagtgatttaggatcagaaaatgagttgaaaagTTCGTCAGGTTTGCTTGGGAAGGAGCAGGAGCGGCGCGCCAGCAGTGCGCCTGATTAGAGCCCCAGTAAGTTGGGGCTGGCGCAGTGCTGTAGGGACGCGCCCAGATTGTCTTTTTTCACCAGTTTTTCGTCGTTTAGCCCttttaagtccttctaaagtgtactaacacttcctattgattctaactactctaaatgacttctaaacatctagaaatcatccagaaacatgaatcataaccttgaatccataaattcaaattcaaggaaagttaacaGCCAAGTCTAGGATGTTATtcgagtcttttcaagaagtcttttgcaaatgcttttaactttgttttaagactgaaatttcaagtcgagtaaagactaaagagtaaagattgaagtccatttcttcaaaagtatatggggactatgtattcccaaagggtttaaaatgttttcatatttaaacaagaaaggaaacattgatttccaaagagcctttgagttagttttcagtaaagagtagaTGT contains these protein-coding regions:
- the LOC125851123 gene encoding protein ACCELERATED CELL DEATH 6-like; translation: MTKLLLGTVKDDDDEAKDKKEKLEIEKIMKSTEIQVVVATLIMTVSFTAGFTLPGGLDDNDDSPNKGMATLIKKTAFRAFAISDVLAFTFSASAICSYFTMANRYRGYNEDTNVRVLRMKYRIANVLQLLALYAAVVAFATGMYATLENSHALAVTVCVISSTFFLIFYWTSIRRKN